A single region of the Tachyglossus aculeatus isolate mTacAcu1 chromosome X1, mTacAcu1.pri, whole genome shotgun sequence genome encodes:
- the E2F4 gene encoding LOW QUALITY PROTEIN: transcription factor E2F4 (The sequence of the model RefSeq protein was modified relative to this genomic sequence to represent the inferred CDS: deleted 1 base in 1 codon) produces the protein MAEPGSQAPPPPPPGTPSRHEKSLGLLTTKFVSLLQEAKDGVLDLKLAADTLAVRQKRRIYDITNVLEGIGLIEKKSKNSIQWKGVGPGCNTREIADKLIELKAEIEDLQKREQELDQHKIWVQQSIRNVTEDVQNNHLAYVTHEDICRCFSGDTLLAIRAPLGTSLEVPIPEGPNGQKKYQIHLKSTTGPIEVLLVNKDAWSSPPVVVPVPPPDDLVQCQPVAVPSPPPQPAIPPDQEAAVPGGARPSTPTATSTQVHGAAGQATAGTECSGSGADAKDGSTLTPLDPQPLESSASLDSSSALPHPSTSFEPIKPDPTDILELPKELSEMFDPTRECMSSDLLEELMSSEVFAPLLRLSPPPGDHDYVYNLDENEGVCDLFDVPVLNL, from the exons ATGGCGGAGCCCGGGTCgcaggccccgccgcccccgccgccggggaCCCCCAGCCGCCATGAGAAGAGCTTAGGGCTGCTCACCACCAAGTTCGTGTCTCTGCTGCAGGAGGCCAAGGACGGGGTGCTCGACCTCAAGCTG GCGGCGGACACCTTGGCCGTGCGGCAGAAACGACGAATCTACGACATCACCAATGTGCTGGAAGGGATCGGACTGATTGAGAAGAAGTCAAAGAACAGCATCCAGTGGAA GGGCGTGGGGCCTGGCTGTAACACCCGGGAGATCGCAGACAAGCTCATCGAATTGAAGGCCGAGATCGAGGACCTGCAGAAGAGGGAGCAGGAGCTGGACCAGCACAAGATCTGGGTTCAGCAGAGCATCCGGAACGTTACCGAAGATGTGCAGAACAACCA CTTAGCCTATGTGACCCACGAGGATATCTGTAGGTGCTTCTCAG GAGACACGCTTCTGGCTATCCGAGCCCCATTGGGGACCAGCTTGGAGGTGCCCATCCCGGAG GGCCCGAATGGGCAGAAGAAATATCAGATCCACTTGAAGAGCACCACTGGGCCCATTGAAGTGCTACTGGTCAACAAGGATGCCTGGAGCTCCCCACCTGTCGTGGTGCCCGTGCCCCCCCCAGATGACCTCGTCCAGTGCCAGCCTGTGGccgtcccttcccccccaccccagccggcCATCCCCCCAGATCAGGAGGCTGCAGTTCCCGGTGGCGCCCGGCCCTCCACCCCCACGGCCACCAGCACCCAGGTCCACGGTGCTGCTGGCCAAGCGACAGCGGGCACAG AGTGCAGCGGCTCCGGGGCCGATGCCAAGGATGGGAGCACACTCACCCCTCTGGATCCGCAGCCTTTGGAATCGTCTGCCTCACTGGACAGCAGCTCTGCCCTGCCCCACCCATCTACCTCCTTTGAACCTATCAAACCGGATCCCACAGACA TACTGGAACTCCCCAAAGAGCTGTCGGAGATGTTTGATCCAACCAGAG AATGCATGAGTTCTGATCTGCTGGAGGAACTGATGTCCTCAGAAG TATTTGCTCCTCTGCtccgcctctccccg ccccccggagACCACGACTATGTCTACAACCTAGATGAGAATGAGGGGGTCTGCGACCTCTTCGATGTGCCCgtcctcaacctctga
- the ELMO3 gene encoding engulfment and cell motility protein 3, with the protein MAPPRDIVKIAIQLEGAIPQLIELDQAKPLTAVLKELCAVWNLSDWEHYALQHADGHRRYITENNRGEIKNGSILCLRPSPEQEVEQLLGGLRAGGQEGRRPLLRRLAALAPDLTFAREFISRNGLQELELIVEDGDDLGEVLALALRAFSELMEHGVVSWETLSRSLVRKVTTYVNMNLMDASVQQLALGLLENVVLNSSVLGQIVKNEIPVDRLLIHLQVMNQQLQTKAMALLTALLLGVTVPERKIMLDNLWQKNLRLYIHKNIIHSAAPLGAEMAHHLYVLQALSLEVLKPRMQTPIDPFSQEQREQLQSLRLAAFEPDGGSSTGGLNTERRQSLCAREFRKLGFSNSNPAQDLERVPPGLLALDNMLYFARHAPNAYSRFVLENSSREDKHECPFARSSIQLTALLCDLLHVGEPYSETAQDFSPLFFGQDHSFHELFCVCIQLLNKTWKEMRATQEDFDKVLQVVREQLSRVLAQRPSSLELFRSKVNTLSYGEVLRLRQTERLSQEGTLAPPILELREKLKPDLLELIRQQRLLRLCEGTLFRKVSSRRRQDKLWFCCLSPNHKMLQYGDVEEGSSQPPAESLPEKLPVAEMRALLMGRECPHVREKGSGKQNKDVWELAFSVSYDQGEEETAHLNFIAPSKREFHLWTDGLSALLGGPMGSEQTRMDLELLLAMETKLQLLELEAVPIPDRPPPVPPPPSNFNFCCDSGVAEP; encoded by the exons ATGGCGCCCCCCCGAGATATAGTGAAAATCGCCATCCAGCTGGAGGGGGCCATCCCGCAGCTCATCGAGCTGGACCAG GCCAAGCCCCTGACTGCAGTCCTGAAGGAGCTGTGCGCCGT GTGGAACCTGAGTGATTGGGAGCACTATGCCCTGCAGCATGCCGATGGCCACCGGCGCTACATCACGGAGAAC AACCGAGGGGAGATCAAGAACGGGAGTATCCTCTGCCTCAGGCCTTCCCCG GAGCAGGAGGTGGAACAGCTGCTGGGTGGGCTGCGGGCTGGAGGCCAGGAGGGGCGGCGCCCGCTACTGCGGCGACTTGCAGCCCTGGCCCCCGACCTCACCTTTGCCCGGGAGTTCATCAGTCGGAACGGGCTGCAGGAGCTTGAACTCATCGTGGAGGATGGTGACGA CCTGGGTGAAGTGCTGGCTCTGGCGCTGCGGGCCTTCTCAGAGCTCATGGAGCATGGCGTGGTGTCCTGGGAGACGCTCAGCCGGTCCTTGGTCAGGAAG GTGACTACCTATGTGAATATGAACCTAATGGATGCATCCGTGCAGCAGTTGGCATTGGGGTTGCTGGAGAATGTGGTTCTGAACAGCTCTGTACTGGGCCAGATAGTCAAGAACGAGATCCCTGTGGATAGACTGCTCATCCACCTGCAGGT GATGAACCAGCAGCTGCAGACCAAGGCCATGGCACTGCTCACGGCACTGCTGCTGGGGGTCACCGTCCCTGAGCGCAAG ATCATGCTGGACAACCTGTGGCAGAAGAACCTACGCCTGTACATCCACAAG AATATCATCCACAGTGCGGCACCCCTGGGGGCAGAGATGGCCCATCACTTGTACGTGCTGCAGGCTCTGAGTCTGGAGGTGTTGAAGCCACGCATGCAGACGCCTATCGATCCCTTCAGCCAG GAGCAGCGAGAGCAGCTTCAGTCCCTGCGCCTGGCTGCATTTGAGCCAGATGGGGGGTCCTCCACGGGGGGACTCAATACCGAGCGCCGACAGTCCCTCTGTGCTCGCGAGTTCCGCAAACTGGGCTTTTCT AACAGCAATCCTGCTCAGGATCTGGAACGTGTCCCCCCTGGTCTGCTTGCCCTGGACAACATGCTCTACTTTGCCCGCCACGCGCCTAATGCCTACAGCCGG TTTGTGCTGGAGAACAGCAGCCGGGAGGACAAACACGAATGCCCCTTTGCCCGGAGCAGTATCCAGTTGACtgcattgctgtgtgacctgctgcATGTCGGGGAGCCCT ATTCAGAGACAGCCCAGGACTTCTCCCCGCTGTTCTTTGGGCAGGATCACAGCTTCCACGAACTGTTCTGTGTCTGCATCCAGCTGCTTAACAAGACCtggaaggagatgcgagccaccCAGGAGGACTTTGACAAG GTGCTGCAGGTGGTGCGAGAGCAGCTGAGTCGGGTGCTGGCTCAGAGGCCGAGCTCGCTGGAGCTGTTCCGCTCCAAGGTGAACACCCTGAGCTACGGGGAGGTGCTACGGCTGCGGCAGACAGAGAGACTCAGCCAGGAGGGCACGCTGGCCCCACCCATCCT GGAGCTGCGTGAAAAGCTGAAGCCAGATCTCCTGGAGCTGATCCGTCAGCAGCGGTTGCTGCGGCTTTGTGAGGGGACGCTCTTCCGCAAAGTCAGCAGCCGGAGGAGGCAGG ACAAACtttggttctgctgcttgtctcccAATCACAAGATGTTACAGTATGGAGACGTGGAGGAGGGCTCGAGCCAGCCTCCTGCCGAGAGCCTACCGGAAAAAC TCCCTGTAGCAGAAATGCGTGCACtgctcatgggcagggagtgtccccATGTCCGGGAGAAGGGCTCCGGGAAGCAGAACAAG GATGTCTGGGAACTAGCCTTCTCTGTCAGCTAtgaccagggggaggaggagacagcccATCTCAATTTCATCGCTCCCTCCAAGCGTGAG TTCCACCTTTGGACGGACGGGCTCAGTGCCCTGCTGGGTGGCCCCATGGGTAGCGAGCAGACGCGAATGGACCTGGAGTTGCTCCTGGCCATGGAGACGAAGCTGCAGCTGCTGGAACTGGAAGCCGTGCCCATCCCAGACAGGCCGCCCCCCGTGCCTCCACCACCCAGCAACTTCAACTTCTGCTGTGACTCCGGCGTGGCCGAGCCTTAA
- the LRRC29 gene encoding leucine-rich repeat-containing protein 29 yields the protein MAELLPPEMLTLILSYLPLSDLKEASLVSWDWYAAALNVMRQMNVLYSIPVSTISVASIKSLGQRGISSVRITHMDSSAASQDGLQAVSYYLGSQLQSLSLNSNHLSVPSFTSLLMGCRTLRTLDLSGANNLFVNGLLLALPTDYQQAQEALSGLRELNLSSLRYLTDLTFNRLCNCAPKLEYISLARCHMLFEYDPNYGTAIPVNSPTTLSFRNLLNFVQERASYLRGLDLSDTKITPEVLASLGEMDGLHLEKLVLQGCRELTDDSVITLCRLQPGLTTLNIDGCTELGDRAVVAVCQGMPRLRHLQIGRLQQLTDYGLSALGRLRELQILHMAECCLICGEGLIQALGAEKILPPITTLNLAYCALVKDVSVLPLVSLLSRTLRTLDLSLCTGLTNKSLHAIFSQLPKLKSLHMAWCKEITDRGLLGLLEYSSEVQDQKGEPLLEPWPSNLAAESEEASTSRRVCYTSISCLSVLQELDLTACCKLTNTSLTMVIKFPQLRKLTLSMIPQLTDAALVSIAQGCPALEQLTLRHCRQLSDAGWIEAAGFLPRLHCLNISGCSQLTERTLRALSSSCRQLKVLDVSLCEGIQLAAIERLRAQLPLVTWVYSHFMGANELKLS from the exons ATGGCGGAGTTGCTGCCTCCGGAG ATGCTCACACTCATTTTGAGTTACCTACCCCTGTCTGACCTGAAGGAAGCTTCCCTGGTGAGCTGGGACTGGTATGCTGCCGCCCTGAACGTCATGCGACAG aTGAATGTGCTGTATAGCATCCCCGTTTCTACCATCTCCGTTGCCAGCATCAAAAGCCTGGGCCAGAGGGGCATAAGCTCCGTCCGTATAACCCACATGGACAGCTCGGCTGCTTCCCAAGATGGTCTCCAGGCTGTCTCCTACTATCTGGGCTCCCAACTTCAGAGCCTGTCGCTCAACAGCAATCACTTGAGCGTGCCCTCCTTCACGAGCCTGCTCATGGGCTGTCGCACTCTCCGCACGTTGGATCTCAGTGGTGCCAACAACCTTTTCGTGAACGGGCTGCTGCTGGCTTTACCTACGGACTACCAGCAGGCCCAAGAGGCCCTGAGTGGCCTGCGGGAGCTCAACCTGTCTAGCCTACGCTACCTCACAGATCTGACTTTTAACCGGCTCTGCAATTGTGCTCCCAAGTTGGAGTACATCTCCCTGGCTCGCTGCCACATGCTCTTCGAGTATGACCCAAACTATGGCACAGCTATTCCTGTGAACTCCCCCACCACTTTATCCTTTAGGAATTTGCTCAATTTTGTGCAGGAACGGGCCTCCTACCTGCGAGGCCTGGACCTGAGTGATACCAAAATCACGCCCGAAGTCCTTGCTAGTCTGGGCGAAATGGACGGTCTGCATCTGGAGAAACTAGTCTTGCAGGGTTGCCGAGAGCTGACTGATGACTCTGTGATCACCCTATGCCGCCTGCAACCTGGTCTGACCACCCTGAACATTGATGGCTGCACGGAGCTGGGCGACAGGGCGGTGGTGGCAGTCTGCCAGGGAATGCCCCGCCTGCGGCATTTGCAAATAGGTAGGCTGCAGCAGCTTACAGACTatggcctctcagccctgggccGCCTGCGGGAGCTGCAGATCCTGCATATGGCAGAGTGCTGCCTCATCTGTGGTGAGGGGCTTATTCAAGCACTGGGTGCTGAGAAGATCCTGCCTCCCATCACCACCCTCAACTTGGCCTATTGTGCTCTTGTCAAA gatgTAAGCGTGCTCCCGCTGGTCAGCCTGTTAAGCCGCACCCTGCGCACGCTGGACTTATCCTTATGCACAGGTCTCACCAATAAGAGCCTGCATGCCATTTTCAGCCAGTTGCCCAAACTGAAAAGTCTGCATATGGCCTGGTGTAAAGAAATCACTGACCGGGGACTTCTAGGCCTCCTGGAGTATAGTTCTGAAGTTCAAgaccagaagggagag cctctcctgGAGCCCTGGCCTTCTAATCTTGCTGCTGAATCTGAAGAGGCCAGTACCTCACGAAGAGTATGCTACACCTCCATCTCCTGCCTGAGTGTCCTTCAAGAACTGGATCTTACAGCTTGTTGCAAGCTGACCAACACCAGCCTGACCATG GTGATAAAATTCCCACAGCTGAGAAAGTTGACTTTAAGCATGATCCCTCAGCTGACGGATGCAGCTCTGGTGTCCATAGCCCAGGGCTGCCCCGCCCTGGAGCAGCTGACCCTGCGTCACTGTCGCCAGCTGAGCGATGCCGGCTGGATAGAGGCCGCTGGCTTCCTGCCCAGGCTGCATTGCCTCAACATCTCTGGCTGCAGTCAGCTCACTGAAAG GACACTGAGAGCTCTCAGCAGCTCCTGCCGGCAGCTAAAGGTGCTAGATGTGTCCCTTTGTGAGGGCATCCAGCTGGCAGCTATTGAACGCCTGAGAGCCCAGCTGCCCTTGGTGACTTGGGTCTACTCACACTTCATGGGTGCAAACGAGCTGAAATTGAGCTGA
- the TMEM208 gene encoding transmembrane protein 208 isoform X1, with translation MAPKGKVGTKGKKQIFEENKETLRFYLRIILGANAIYSVVNLVIFYSSASFWAWVALIFSLVVYGASYRSMSAMARAAFADDGALTDSGIDLNMEQGMAEHLKDVILLTAIVQVLSCFSLYFWYFWLLAPGRALYLLWVNILGPWLMSDSAPTAPEPNEKKQRRQERRQMKRL, from the exons ATGGCG CCCAAGGGGAAGGTGGGCACGAAGGGGAAGAAGCAGATCTtcgaggagaacaaggagacccTCCGGTTCTACTTGCGCATCATTCTGGGGGCCAAT GCTATATACAGCGTGGTGAACCTGGTCATTTTCTACTCCTCAGCTTCCTTCTGGGCCTGG gtggCACTGATATTCAGCTTGGTGGTGTATGGGGCCAGTTACCGTTCCATGAGTGCCATGGCACGGGCAGCCTTTGCTGATGATGGGGCCCTGACAGATAGTGGCATTGACCTCAACATGGAGCAGGGCATGGCAGA GCACCTCAAGGATGTGATCTTGCTGACAGCCATTGTCCAGGTGctcagctgcttctctctctacttCTGGTACTTCTGGCTCCTG GCTCCAGGTCGGGCCCTCTATCTCCTGTGGGTGAACATCCTGGGCCCCTGGCTCATGAGCGACTCAGCTCCAACAGCCCCAGAACCCAATGAGAAGAAGCAGCGGCGGCAGGAACGGCGGCAGATGAAACGCTTGTAG
- the TMEM208 gene encoding transmembrane protein 208 isoform X2 — protein MSAMARAAFADDGALTDSGIDLNMEQGMAEHLKDVILLTAIVQVLSCFSLYFWYFWLLAPGRALYLLWVNILGPWLMSDSAPTAPEPNEKKQRRQERRQMKRL, from the exons ATGAGTGCCATGGCACGGGCAGCCTTTGCTGATGATGGGGCCCTGACAGATAGTGGCATTGACCTCAACATGGAGCAGGGCATGGCAGA GCACCTCAAGGATGTGATCTTGCTGACAGCCATTGTCCAGGTGctcagctgcttctctctctacttCTGGTACTTCTGGCTCCTG GCTCCAGGTCGGGCCCTCTATCTCCTGTGGGTGAACATCCTGGGCCCCTGGCTCATGAGCGACTCAGCTCCAACAGCCCCAGAACCCAATGAGAAGAAGCAGCGGCGGCAGGAACGGCGGCAGATGAAACGCTTGTAG